A genomic segment from Glycine max cultivar Williams 82 chromosome 1, Glycine_max_v4.0, whole genome shotgun sequence encodes:
- the LOC100809077 gene encoding protein AE7 yields the protein MVTELINANPIIYEKKERRAPSAPSAPHDEYAVEPIDQQEVFDHIRDIKDPEHPYSLEELKVITEEAVEVDDQRNYVRVTFTPTVEHCSMATVIGLCLRVKLMRSLPSRYKVDIRVAPGSHATEAAVNKQLNDKERVAAALENPNLLNMVDDCLASSYD from the exons ATGGTAACTGAGTTAATCAATGCGAACCCTATCATATATGAAAAGAAAGAGCGTCGAGCTCCATCTGCTCCATCTGCTCCCCATGATGAGTATGCTGTCGAACCAATCGACCAACAAGAGGTTTTTG ATCATATAAGAGATATAAAGGACCCTGAGCATCCATATTCCTTGGAAGAGCTTAAGGTGATTACTGAGGAAGCAGTTGAAGTTGATGATCAGCGTAACTATGTGAG GGTTACATTTACTCCAACAGTGGAACATTGCAGTATGGCAACGGTTATAGGTCTATGCTTACGTGTCAAGCTCATGAGAAGCTTGCCTTCACGATACAAG GTGGATATCAGAGTGGCACCTGGATCTCATGCAACTGAAGCTGCAG TTAACAAACAATTAAATGATAAAGAGCGGGTGGCAGCTGCACTGGAAAACCCAAACCTTCTGAATATGGTTGATGATTGCCTTGCTTCATCTTATGATTGA
- the LOC100810147 gene encoding UV-B-induced protein At3g17800, chloroplastic-like — protein sequence MLVSGAISDVLVVLPPSASLRLPEFRHLHAFTVSDAKGFLSGGFLKSCPSSYNPKHYNELYNFRARGLVARASADPRDNLVPFAPLQFESPVGQLLEQISNTHPHLLPAAIDQQLENLQTARDAQNESSDSSLDSLYKRIAEVKEKEKRTTLEEILYCSIVHKFLENNISMIPKISATSDPTGRVDLWPNQELKLEGVHSPEAFEMIQSHLSLVLGDRLVGPLQTVVQISKIKLGKLYAASIMYGYFLKRIDERFQLERSMGTLPKDFGKAKSFDEPSPGIKLWDPDSLIIVHDYDNDSDHMDTDEGRSFRLRAYVMQLDAETLQRLATVRSKEAISLIEKQTQALFGRPDIRVSEDGSIETSNDELLSLTFSGLTMLVLEALAFGSFLWDKENYVESKYPFLDID from the exons ATGCTGGTTTCGGGTGCTATTAGCGACGTTTTGGTGGTGCTTCCACCTTCGGCATCTCTCAGACTTCCGGAATTTCGCCATTTGCATGCTTTCACAGTTTCTGACGCCAAGGGTTTTCTGTCTGGGGGATTTCTTAAA AGCTGTCCTTCATCTTACAATCCCAAGCACTACAATGAACTCTACAATTTCCGAGCTAGAGGCTTAGTTGCAAGAGCATCTGCTGATCCAAGGGATAATTTGGTGCCATTTGCTCCCCTCCAATTTGAGTCACCAGTTGGTCAGCTTTTGGAACAAATCTCAAATACCCATCCGCATCTACTACCAGCAGCCATTGATCAACAACTAGAGAATCTTCAGACTGCTAGAGATGCTCAGAATGAATCTTCTGATTCATCTCTTGATTCCCTTTACAA GAGGATAGCGGAagtcaaagagaaagaaaagcgAACAACATTGGAAGAGATATTGTACTGCTCAATTGTACATAAATTTTTAGAGAACAATATTTCAATGATCCCAAAAATATCAGCAACATCAGATCCCACTGGTCGAGTGGATTTATGGCCAAATCAAGAGCTGAAACTAGAAGGGGTTCATTCTCCAGAGGCATTTGAGATGATTCAGAGTCACTTATCTCTGGTACTGGGAGATCGCCTTGTGGGCCCTCTCCAGACAGTTGTtcaaattagtaaaattaaactGGGAAAGTTGTATGCTGCTTCTATAATGTATGGATACTTCCTCAAACGAATTGATGAACGGTTTCAACTTGAAAGGTCAATGGGAACCCTCCCCAAGGATTTTGGAAAAGCTAAAAGTTTTGATGAACCATCACCAGGCATCAAGCTTTGGGATCCTGATTCCTTAATCATAGTACACGATTATGACAATGACAGTGATCAcatggatactgatgaaggcaGATCTTTCAGACTAAGAGCTTATGTGATGCAGTTGGACGCAGAGACACTTCAGAGACTTGCTACTGTACGATCGAAGGAAGCTATATCATTGATTGAAAAGCAAACTCAGGCCCTGTTTGGAAGGCCAGATATTCGTGTCTCCGAGGATGGTTCAATTGAAACATCCAATGATGAATTGCTTTCACTCACTTTCTCGGGCTTGACTATGCTAGTTTTGGAGGCACTTGCTTTTGGATCATTCCTATGGGACAAAGAAAATTATGTTGAATCCAAGTACCCTTTTCTTGATATAGACTAG
- the LOC100812819 gene encoding protein IWS1 homolog 1, with protein MGYEDNPYRDEDGEPLMDYDDIQSDREPSPEPRRQDDDFDEDVDEWRGRDRSQTPVYDTDPSRSKPRKRLIKKSDAGKQAVEPELEDEDVEGYVPEAMFDEADTGRKRKKGKEGGSGKKEKRMKGEKSFGSSGGKSGSKFGSGKKGFGGKAGKDHDGEVKEMWDTIAGGDSEDDQEGVRNVDDDNFIDDTGVEPAYYGSDEPRSPVDAPQAEEGEEDEEIKDLFKIGKKKKKNERSPAEIAYLVETVMAELEVTAEEDAELNRQGKPAINKLKKLNLLTEVLSKKQLQLEFLDHGVLTLLKNWLEPLPDGSLPNINIRSEVLKILNDFPIDLEQYDRREQLKKSGLGKVIMFLSKSDEEISANRKLAKELVDKWSRPIFNKSTRFEDMRNVEDDRVPYRRPSVKKPANKSAGMESRDSDLDLELSQPRSGQSSSRQHASRPEATPLDFVVRPQSKIDPEEIRARAKQAAQDQQRMKMNKKLQQLRAPKKKQLQATKLSVEGRGMIKYL; from the exons ATGGGCTACGAAGACAATCC gtATCGTGACGAGGACGGAGAGCCCTTGATGGACTACGACGACATTCAATCCGATCGCGAGCCATCTCCCGAGCCTCGCCGCCAGGACGACGATTTCGATGAGGACGTCGACGAGTGGCGCGGCCGTGATCGGTCGCAGACGCCGGTCTATGACACCGATCCGTCGCGGTCGAAGCCGCGGAAGAGGCTGATCAAGAAGAGCGACGCCGGGAAGCAGGCGGTGGAGCCGGAGCTTGAGGATGAGGACGTGGAGGGGTATGTTCCGGAGGCGATGTTCGACGAGGCGGACACTggaaggaagaggaagaaggggaAGGAGGGTGGGAGtgggaagaaggagaagaggatGAAGGGGGAGAAGAGTTTTGGGAGCAGCGGTGGGAAGAGTGGGTCCAAATTTGGGAGTGGAAAGAAAGGGTTTGGTGGGAAGGCAGGGAAGGATCATGATGGTGAAGttaaggagatgtgggatacaaTTGCTGGGGGAGATTCTGAG GATGATCAAGAGGGTGTCAGGAATGTGGATGATGACAACTTCATAGATGACACTGGAGTGGAACCTGCTTATTATGGTAGTGATGAACCACGTTCTCCTGTTGATGCTCCCCAG GCGGAGGAGggtgaagaggatgaagaaattAAGGATCTTTTCAAGATAggtaagaaaaagaagaagaatgagaGAAGTCCAGCAGAAATAGCGTATTTAGTTGAGACTGTCATGGCTGAGCTTGAGGTTACAGCTGAGGAGGATGCTGAACTTAATAGACAGGGAAAGCCTGCCATTAATAAACTCAAGAAGTTGAATCTTCTGACTGAAGTCCTCTCAAA GAAACAGCTTCAACTAGAGTTTTTAGATCATGGAGTGCTAACTTTATTGAAGAATTGGCTTGAGCCACttcctgatggaagcttgcCAAATATAAATATACGCTCGGAAGTTTTGAAGATATTGAATGAT TTTCCTATAGATCTAGAGCAGTATGATAGAAGAGAACAGCTGAAAAAGAGTGGTCTGGGAAAG GTCATTATGTTTTTATCAAAGTCTGATGAAGAAATCAGTGCAAATAGGAAACTAGCCAAGGAGCTGGTTGATAAGTGG AGCCGGCCTATATTTAATAAGAGTACCCGGTTTGAAGACATGAGAAATGTGGAGGATGATAGGGTTCCTTATCGGAGGCCATCAGTTAAAAA GCCGGCAAATAAATCTGCAGGAATGGAATCTAGGGACAGTGATCTTGATTTGGAACTTTCACA GCCTAGGTCTGGACAGTCCTCTTCTAGGCAGCATGCATCAAGGCCGGAAGCAACACCTTTGGATTTTGTGGTCCGTCCCCAGTCTAAAATTGATCCAGAAGAAATTAGAGCACGAGCAAAACAAGCTGCACAAGATCAGCAGCGTATGAAG ATGAATAAGAAATTGCAGCAATTGAGGGCACCAAAAAAGAAGCAGCTTCAGGCTACAAAACTGAGCGTGGAAGGTCGTGGTatgatcaaatatttataa
- the LOC100817437 gene encoding kinesin-like protein KIN-12A has product MRPLSSDKDEGDPTVQKVFNDSLSINGYNFTFDSVADMAATQLDIFEHVRVPLVEHCLVGFNNCGKTYTMWGPANCLSHENDQQGLAPRVFQQLFARISEEQTKHSENQLSYQCHCSFLEIYNEPIMDLLDPNQKNLQEWSKELILLGHMVPVMWSQLISRGRCPRNSDITI; this is encoded by the exons ATGAGGCCATTGTCTTCGGACAAGGACGAAGGAGATCCCACAGTTCAGAAGGTTTTCAATGATTCCTTGTCCATTAATGGATACAATTTCACCTTCGACTCCGTTGCTGACATGGCGGCTACTCAG CTGGATATTTTCGAACACGTTAGGGTGCCTCTAGTGGAGCATTGTTTGGTTGGGTTCAATA ATTGTGGGAAGACTTATACAATGTGGGGTCCTGCCAATTGTTTATCGCATGAAAATGATCAACAAGGACTTGCCCCCCGTGTTTTTCAGCAACTCTTTGCACGCATAAGTGAA GAGCAAACTAAGCATTCTGAAAACCAACTCAGCTATCAGTGCCACTGCTCTTTTCTTGAG ATATACAATGAGCCAATCATGGATTTGTTGGATCCAAATCAGAAAAACCTACAG GAATGGAGCAAGGAACTTATCCTCCTTGGGCACATGGTCCCGGTTATGTGGTCTCAGTTGATATCACGAGGACGATGTCCAAGAAATTCAGACATAACCATTTGA